A genomic region of Streptomyces rimosus contains the following coding sequences:
- a CDS encoding acyl-CoA dehydrogenase family protein, with amino-acid sequence MADPLLFNPRTYDPAHFDPETRRLLRATVDWFENRGKRRLIEDYRSRAWLADFLAFAAKEKLFATFLTPASAAGEQPADQQADGHPDKRWDTARIAALNEIFGFYGLDYWYAWQVTILGLGPVWQSDNAAARARAAELLDQGEVFAFGLSEKTHGADIYSTDMLLEPDGDGGFRASGAKYYIGNGNAAGLVSVFGRRTDIEGPDGYVFFAADSRHPAYHLVKNVVDSSKYVSEFRLDDYPVGPDDILHTGRAAFDAALNTVNVGKFNLCTASIGICEHAMYEAVTHAHNRILYGRPVTAFPHVRRELTDAYVRLAGMKLFSDRAVDYFRSAGPDDRRYLLFNPMTKMKVTTEGEKVIDLMWDVIAAKGFEKDTYFAQAATEIRGLPKLEGTVHVNLALILKFMGNHLLNPAAYEPVPTRLDAADDAFLFRQGPARGLGSVRFHDWRPAFDAYAALPNVARFREQADALCEFVTTAAPDEKQSRDLDLLLAVGQLFALVVHGQLILEQARLTGLDEDVLDELFAVLVRDFSAYAVELHGKDSATDAQQRWALAAVRRPVVDEARSARVWERVEALSGTYEMAP; translated from the coding sequence ATGGCCGACCCGCTGCTCTTCAACCCCCGCACCTACGACCCGGCGCACTTCGACCCCGAGACCCGCAGGCTGCTGCGCGCCACCGTCGACTGGTTCGAGAACCGCGGCAAGCGCAGGCTGATCGAGGACTACCGCTCCCGGGCCTGGCTGGCGGACTTCCTCGCGTTCGCGGCGAAGGAGAAGCTGTTCGCCACCTTCCTCACCCCGGCCTCCGCCGCCGGGGAGCAGCCCGCTGACCAGCAGGCGGACGGCCACCCGGACAAGCGCTGGGACACCGCCCGCATCGCCGCCCTCAACGAGATCTTCGGCTTCTACGGCCTCGACTACTGGTACGCCTGGCAGGTCACCATCCTCGGCCTCGGCCCGGTCTGGCAGAGCGACAACGCCGCCGCCCGCGCCCGTGCGGCCGAACTCCTCGACCAGGGCGAGGTGTTCGCGTTCGGGCTCTCCGAGAAGACGCACGGCGCCGACATCTACAGCACCGACATGCTGCTGGAGCCCGACGGCGACGGCGGCTTCCGCGCGAGCGGCGCCAAGTACTACATCGGCAACGGCAACGCCGCCGGACTCGTCTCCGTCTTCGGCCGCCGCACCGACATCGAGGGTCCGGACGGCTATGTCTTCTTCGCCGCCGACAGCCGCCACCCGGCGTACCACCTGGTGAAGAACGTCGTCGACTCCTCCAAGTACGTCAGCGAGTTCCGCCTCGACGACTACCCCGTCGGCCCGGACGACATCCTGCACACCGGCCGCGCCGCCTTCGACGCCGCGCTCAACACCGTCAACGTCGGCAAGTTCAACCTCTGCACCGCCTCCATCGGCATCTGCGAACACGCGATGTACGAGGCCGTCACCCACGCCCACAACCGCATCCTGTACGGCCGCCCCGTCACCGCCTTCCCGCACGTGCGCCGCGAGCTGACCGACGCCTACGTACGCCTGGCCGGGATGAAGCTGTTCAGCGACCGCGCCGTGGACTACTTCCGCTCCGCGGGCCCCGACGACCGCCGCTACCTGCTCTTCAACCCGATGACGAAGATGAAGGTGACCACCGAGGGCGAGAAGGTCATCGACCTCATGTGGGACGTCATCGCCGCCAAGGGCTTCGAGAAGGACACCTACTTCGCCCAGGCCGCCACCGAGATCCGGGGGCTGCCGAAGCTGGAGGGCACGGTCCACGTCAACCTCGCGCTGATCCTCAAGTTCATGGGCAACCACCTGCTGAACCCGGCCGCGTACGAGCCCGTGCCCACCCGCCTGGACGCGGCCGACGACGCCTTCCTCTTCCGCCAGGGCCCGGCCCGCGGCCTGGGATCCGTACGGTTCCACGACTGGCGCCCCGCCTTCGACGCGTACGCGGCCCTGCCCAACGTCGCGCGCTTCCGCGAACAGGCGGACGCCCTGTGCGAGTTCGTCACCACCGCCGCGCCCGACGAGAAGCAGAGCCGCGACCTCGACCTGCTGCTCGCCGTCGGCCAGCTCTTCGCGCTGGTCGTGCACGGCCAGCTCATCCTGGAACAGGCCCGCCTGACCGGCCTGGACGAGGACGTCCTCGACGAGCTGTTCGCCGTCCTCGTACGGGACTTCTCCGCGTACGCCGTGGAACTGCACGGCAAGGACTCCGCCACCGACGCCCAGCAGCGCTGGGCCCTGGCCGCGGTCCGCCGCCCCGTCGTCGACGAGGCCCGTTCCGCCCGGGTCTGGGAGCGTGTGGAGGCGCTGTCCGGGACGTACGAGATGGCGCCGTAG
- a CDS encoding SH3 domain-containing protein translates to MSPLTKRARLAAAVAAPLLLSGATLTATAPAASAAPTGADACTHPSWSNKSPGKGTAKGGDAKVRTGPSQDCAVTATVGTSVVLQYHCWVQNSVGNKWTHVRIDGTQINGWVYNGNLDDGGSVHPDNKC, encoded by the coding sequence GTGAGCCCTTTGACGAAGCGCGCCAGACTCGCCGCGGCCGTCGCCGCACCGCTCCTCCTGTCGGGCGCCACGCTCACCGCGACGGCGCCCGCGGCCAGCGCCGCGCCCACCGGCGCCGACGCGTGTACCCACCCCAGTTGGTCGAACAAGTCGCCCGGCAAGGGCACGGCCAAGGGCGGCGACGCCAAGGTCCGCACCGGCCCCAGCCAGGACTGCGCGGTCACCGCCACGGTCGGCACTTCCGTCGTGCTCCAGTACCACTGCTGGGTGCAGAATTCCGTAGGCAACAAGTGGACGCACGTCCGCATCGACGGTACGCAGATCAACGGCTGGGTCTACAACGGCAACCTGGACGACGGCGGGTCCGTACACCCGGACAACAAGTGCTGA
- a CDS encoding STAS domain-containing protein codes for MNTRCPEQKEGCRVVRPVGELDLATAKALREELRGNDAALSACVVADLRRVTFIDSSGLQELRAAQTRCEAVGGWLRLVYDHRSIELLLQLTGLVQQFPRYADVDDARRGNPALPGTSGAPSVGG; via the coding sequence ATGAACACCCGGTGCCCGGAGCAGAAGGAGGGCTGCCGGGTCGTCCGTCCGGTGGGCGAACTCGACCTGGCGACGGCGAAGGCGCTCCGCGAAGAGCTGAGAGGGAACGATGCTGCACTCTCGGCCTGCGTCGTTGCCGACCTGCGGCGGGTGACTTTCATCGACAGCAGCGGGCTGCAGGAACTGCGCGCCGCGCAGACGCGGTGCGAGGCGGTCGGCGGCTGGCTGCGCCTGGTCTACGACCACCGTTCCATCGAGCTGCTGCTGCAACTGACCGGACTCGTCCAGCAGTTCCCCCGGTACGCCGACGTCGACGACGCCCGGCGCGGCAACCCCGCGCTGCCCGGTACCTCCGGCGCCCCGTCAGTCGGCGGCTGA
- a CDS encoding STAS domain-containing protein, whose amino-acid sequence MPHADGLQVNMVADCDACAVVRVSGALDHIGEQYFRTTMGGHVDAGYRYVVLDCSALVYCNSRGLNCLLGLHWLLSRRGGRLLLAGVGRRVLWMLDSTGSREVLAVFPTVTRALASLPVAHRPAWPPTYPVSTGPPGK is encoded by the coding sequence ATGCCGCACGCTGACGGGTTGCAGGTCAATATGGTCGCCGACTGCGACGCGTGCGCGGTGGTGCGCGTCAGCGGGGCCCTCGACCACATCGGGGAGCAGTACTTCCGTACGACGATGGGCGGCCATGTCGACGCCGGCTACCGGTACGTGGTCCTGGACTGCTCAGCTCTGGTCTACTGCAACTCCCGCGGCCTGAACTGCCTGCTCGGGCTGCACTGGCTGCTGAGCCGCCGGGGCGGCCGCCTTCTGCTGGCGGGTGTGGGCCGCCGGGTGCTGTGGATGCTGGACAGCACCGGCAGCAGGGAGGTGCTGGCCGTCTTCCCCACCGTCACCCGGGCCCTGGCCAGTCTGCCCGTCGCGCACCGCCCCGCCTGGCCGCCGACGTATCCGGTGAGCACGGGGCCGCCCGGAAAGTGA
- a CDS encoding STAS domain-containing protein produces MTGLCSRYFRGRGTPARRLVRSGRRWWRQDRRQRGWGTGAYRRGDGPCWRARRDGETLVLWVRGDLDLELAQRLGPALSQVSSPAVRTVVLDLSEVNFFDCSGLQWLCEVRARVAAHGGETYLRQPPRCVYRVLQLVPLTRPFALLAAPGPGATRAATGGRSSRGGARRLATGRRSAVYGTTRPHGG; encoded by the coding sequence GTGACCGGTCTCTGCTCACGCTACTTCCGTGGCCGCGGCACGCCCGCGCGCCGTCTCGTGCGCTCAGGACGCCGCTGGTGGCGGCAGGACCGCAGGCAGCGCGGGTGGGGCACCGGCGCGTACCGCCGGGGCGACGGACCGTGCTGGCGCGCGCGGCGCGACGGGGAGACGCTGGTGCTGTGGGTACGCGGCGACCTCGACCTGGAGCTGGCCCAGCGCCTCGGCCCGGCCCTGTCCCAGGTGTCCTCGCCCGCCGTACGCACGGTGGTGCTGGATCTGAGCGAGGTCAACTTCTTCGACTGCAGCGGCTTGCAGTGGCTGTGCGAGGTACGGGCCCGTGTGGCCGCGCACGGCGGGGAAACCTATCTGCGCCAGCCGCCCCGGTGCGTGTACCGCGTGTTGCAGTTGGTGCCGCTGACCCGGCCCTTCGCGCTGCTGGCCGCACCCGGCCCCGGCGCCACCCGCGCGGCGACCGGCGGTCGTTCGTCCCGCGGCGGTGCCCGCCGCCTCGCCACCGGCCGCCGCAGCGCCGTGTACGGGACCACGCGGCCGCACGGCGGCTGA
- a CDS encoding ATP-binding protein yields MRTRRARVRTTRAEYLLPHARETVFWARWLTAAFLTRVIAGATAPADPADAYLIVTELVANVTRHTRSSCRLRLCVAADTLTVEVSDDCPDRPRFRPPAPGDESGRGLLIVCALAHTIDVLDTPTGGKTIRATLSAA; encoded by the coding sequence TTGCGTACCCGTCGTGCCCGCGTCCGGACCACGCGTGCCGAATACCTGTTACCCCATGCCCGGGAAACGGTTTTCTGGGCCCGCTGGCTGACCGCCGCCTTCCTCACCCGGGTGATCGCCGGCGCGACCGCGCCCGCCGACCCGGCCGACGCCTACCTGATCGTCACCGAACTGGTCGCCAACGTCACCCGCCACACCCGCAGCAGCTGCCGACTGCGGCTGTGCGTCGCGGCCGACACCCTGACGGTCGAGGTGAGCGACGACTGCCCGGACCGCCCCCGCTTCCGCCCACCCGCCCCCGGCGACGAGAGCGGACGCGGCCTCCTCATCGTCTGCGCCCTCGCCCACACCATTGACGTCCTGGACACCCCCACGGGCGGCAAAACGATCCGCGCCACGCTGAGCGCGGCCTGA
- a CDS encoding TetR/AcrR family transcriptional regulator, producing MTGRRRWSTEEILDTAVELLHASDAESFSVRKLAAALGTDSSSLYRHFRNKTELLRAVADRILLAAMDGYRPEGDWKQRVTALALRLREAFGEQPQLAAVWGRHGSGGAGSRLIVEELLQALRTSGLPDEEIPVRYHRIAVLLAALVTSEAGIGTLTPKEYEQGMEQFRVAVLGADPARFPALAHFARDIRPLGADRRAAFEEILAAQLAHIEARIP from the coding sequence ATGACTGGCCGCAGGCGTTGGTCGACCGAGGAGATCCTGGACACGGCGGTGGAGCTGCTGCACGCGAGCGACGCCGAGTCGTTCAGCGTGCGCAAGCTCGCCGCAGCGCTCGGGACCGACTCCTCCAGCCTCTACCGGCACTTCCGCAACAAAACCGAACTGCTGCGCGCGGTTGCCGACCGGATCCTGCTGGCCGCCATGGACGGCTACCGCCCCGAGGGCGACTGGAAGCAGCGCGTCACCGCCCTCGCCCTGCGCCTGCGCGAGGCCTTCGGCGAGCAACCCCAACTCGCCGCGGTGTGGGGACGGCATGGATCCGGCGGCGCCGGATCCCGATTGATCGTGGAGGAGCTGCTGCAGGCTCTGCGCACGTCCGGCCTGCCCGACGAGGAGATCCCGGTGCGATACCACCGCATCGCGGTCCTCCTCGCCGCACTGGTCACCTCCGAGGCCGGCATCGGCACCCTCACCCCCAAGGAGTACGAACAGGGCATGGAGCAGTTCCGCGTCGCGGTACTCGGCGCCGACCCCGCACGCTTCCCCGCCCTGGCCCACTTCGCCCGCGACATCCGCCCCCTAGGAGCAGACCGCCGCGCCGCATTCGAAGAAATCCTGGCCGCGCAACTCGCCCATATCGAGGCCCGGATTCCCTGA
- a CDS encoding alpha/beta hydrolase, translating to MSQTTDATRPPEPDFTVITAAELRTYREAENRFRASGAARAILGEPAAGAAIDWQTIALPGRDLPVRVYRPAPTEDGEAAARADLPLVIHVHGGGFVGTAVQSDWINSHLSVGLPAVVVSVEHRLLAPDSPLANAADDGWDVLDHVVRHAAQWGVDPARAAVFGESCGALISALTAIRAREAGLELTAQVLVNPAVDVTGTAYDYPSITEYAYSPTRALPQLQLMQRLAVPQGADARTFSPLYADDLSGLAPALVVVPTQDAVADHGRRYAERLREAGTPVRLSEYPGAKHAFLSMPGVEPQAEAAREEILAFLRAALAK from the coding sequence ATGAGCCAGACCACTGACGCGACACGGCCGCCGGAGCCGGATTTCACGGTGATAACGGCAGCGGAGCTGCGCACCTACCGTGAGGCGGAGAACCGTTTCCGGGCCTCCGGCGCGGCGCGGGCGATCCTCGGGGAGCCGGCCGCCGGCGCCGCGATCGACTGGCAGACGATCGCGCTGCCCGGCCGCGACCTTCCGGTCCGGGTCTACCGGCCGGCGCCGACGGAAGACGGCGAAGCCGCGGCCCGGGCCGACCTGCCACTCGTGATCCATGTCCACGGGGGTGGCTTCGTGGGCACGGCGGTGCAGTCCGACTGGATCAACAGCCACCTCTCCGTGGGACTGCCCGCCGTCGTGGTCTCGGTCGAGCACCGCCTCCTCGCCCCGGACAGCCCGCTCGCGAACGCCGCCGACGATGGCTGGGATGTGCTCGACCACGTGGTGCGACACGCCGCGCAGTGGGGCGTCGATCCGGCGCGCGCGGCCGTCTTCGGCGAGAGCTGCGGCGCGCTGATCAGCGCGCTGACGGCTATCCGGGCCAGGGAGGCCGGCCTGGAGCTCACGGCGCAGGTGTTGGTCAATCCCGCGGTCGATGTGACCGGGACGGCATACGACTACCCCTCGATCACCGAGTACGCGTACAGCCCGACCCGGGCCCTGCCGCAACTGCAGCTCATGCAACGGCTCGCCGTCCCGCAGGGAGCCGATGCCCGCACATTCTCGCCGCTGTACGCGGACGACCTGAGCGGGCTCGCCCCGGCGCTCGTGGTGGTACCCACCCAGGACGCGGTCGCCGACCACGGCCGCCGCTATGCCGAGCGGCTGCGCGAAGCAGGGACCCCCGTGCGGCTTTCCGAATACCCGGGCGCAAAGCACGCGTTCCTCAGCATGCCCGGCGTGGAACCACAGGCCGAGGCCGCCCGGGAGGAAATCCTCGCGTTCCTCCGCGCGGCCCTGGCGAAGTGA
- a CDS encoding SDR family oxidoreductase, with protein MAGGKRILITGAGSGFGRDAALRLAERGHHVIAAAENRPQMTGLIEEADRRGIGLQVENLDVTDALHRSQAHAWDVDVLFNNAAVGEMGPLAEIPLELVRRVFEVNVFGHLALAQGFARQMVERGNGRIVWLSSIAGLTTNPYLGPYCASKYAIESIAQAMHDELKPLGVQVCTINPGPYRTGFNDRMGDALRVWFDREKSISAEHFTTDLGVEVRLADDYGEMTGESQKDPEEIVELFVKVAEGESGLFRNFLPADRIEEVKRQQAAIWDLRQ; from the coding sequence GTGGCAGGCGGCAAGCGCATTCTCATTACCGGCGCGGGTTCCGGCTTCGGCCGTGACGCTGCCCTGCGTCTCGCCGAACGCGGTCACCATGTCATCGCGGCCGCCGAGAACCGCCCGCAGATGACCGGGCTGATCGAGGAAGCGGACCGGCGCGGTATCGGTCTCCAGGTGGAGAATCTGGACGTCACCGATGCGCTGCACCGCAGCCAGGCGCACGCCTGGGACGTGGACGTGCTGTTCAACAACGCGGCCGTCGGGGAAATGGGCCCGCTGGCCGAGATTCCCCTGGAACTCGTCCGGCGGGTCTTCGAGGTGAATGTGTTCGGCCATCTCGCCCTGGCCCAGGGATTCGCCCGGCAGATGGTGGAACGCGGTAACGGGCGCATCGTCTGGCTGTCGTCCATCGCGGGCCTGACGACCAATCCGTATCTCGGCCCGTACTGCGCGTCGAAGTACGCCATCGAGTCGATCGCCCAGGCGATGCACGACGAACTGAAACCGCTGGGCGTCCAGGTGTGCACCATCAACCCGGGCCCGTACCGGACCGGTTTCAACGACCGGATGGGCGACGCGCTACGCGTCTGGTTCGACCGGGAGAAGTCCATCAGCGCCGAGCACTTCACCACCGATCTCGGCGTAGAGGTCCGGCTCGCCGACGACTACGGCGAGATGACCGGGGAAAGCCAGAAGGACCCCGAGGAGATCGTCGAACTTTTCGTGAAAGTCGCGGAGGGGGAGTCCGGCCTCTTCCGCAATTTCCTCCCGGCAGACCGTATCGAGGAGGTGAAGCGGCAACAGGCCGCAATCTGGGACCTCCGGCAATGA
- a CDS encoding alpha/beta fold hydrolase: protein MLLPSDEAGRGRPVVLLHARPTDRTMWDAHLPLLADAGVRAIALDLPGHGDALVPDGHEAAPWGDVLDTLDHLGADRFVLAGNSLGALVALQIAVTAPERVEGLVLVGYRPHDQPASPRLQAAWDAERSALGAGDLDTAVAAGVQAWTSADATGEVREHAARMLRRQLTAQLAHGEPSLAPDPLGKGAEALRTLTAPALVGVGAHDMPDFFEGCEALARTLNAGETVVIPAAGHLAPLERPTSFCALLLDFVRRLPQR, encoded by the coding sequence ATGTTGCTGCCCTCCGATGAAGCGGGCCGAGGCCGCCCCGTCGTCCTGCTGCACGCCCGTCCCACCGACCGCACCATGTGGGACGCCCACCTTCCCCTGCTCGCCGACGCGGGCGTACGGGCCATCGCCCTGGACCTGCCCGGCCACGGCGACGCGCTCGTGCCCGACGGCCATGAGGCGGCTCCCTGGGGGGACGTACTCGACACGCTCGACCATCTCGGGGCCGACCGCTTCGTCCTGGCCGGGAACTCCCTCGGCGCCCTGGTGGCGCTCCAGATCGCCGTCACGGCGCCCGAGCGGGTCGAGGGCCTGGTGCTCGTCGGGTACCGGCCGCACGACCAGCCGGCCTCCCCACGTCTGCAAGCCGCCTGGGACGCCGAAAGGTCGGCACTCGGCGCCGGTGACCTGGACACGGCCGTGGCAGCCGGCGTCCAGGCATGGACCTCGGCCGACGCGACCGGCGAAGTACGCGAACACGCGGCCCGTATGCTGCGCCGCCAACTGACCGCACAACTCGCCCACGGCGAACCGTCACTGGCCCCGGACCCGCTCGGCAAAGGTGCGGAGGCGCTGCGTACGCTGACGGCTCCCGCCCTGGTCGGCGTCGGAGCACACGACATGCCGGACTTCTTCGAGGGCTGCGAGGCACTGGCCCGCACCCTCAACGCAGGCGAGACCGTGGTCATCCCCGCCGCAGGACACCTCGCACCGCTGGAACGGCCCACTTCGTTCTGCGCCCTGCTGCTGGACTTCGTTCGCCGGCTACCGCAGCGGTAG